From the Bacteroidia bacterium genome, one window contains:
- a CDS encoding succinate dehydrogenase/fumarate reductase iron-sulfur subunit has translation MKLTLHIWRQKNARDKGRMVTYQVGGIVEDMSFLEMLDVLNEQLITNNEEPVAFDHDCREGICGACALTVNGIPHGPEKETTICQLHMRHFKDGDTIYIEPFRARAFPVIKDLVVDRSAFDRIMAAGGFVSANTGGVPDANAIPISKFNADKAMDFAACIGCGACVASCKNASAMLFVAAKVSQYAYLPQGQAERKRRVLRMVAQMDKEGFGGCTNQYECEAVCPKGISVAGIALMNRDFLKASLTEE, from the coding sequence ATGAAACTCACATTGCATATCTGGCGTCAGAAAAACGCCCGCGATAAAGGCCGCATGGTAACGTATCAGGTCGGTGGCATCGTCGAGGATATGTCCTTTCTCGAAATGCTCGACGTGCTCAACGAGCAGCTCATCACCAACAATGAAGAGCCCGTGGCGTTCGATCACGATTGCCGCGAGGGCATTTGCGGCGCTTGCGCGCTGACGGTGAACGGCATTCCCCACGGTCCCGAAAAGGAAACCACCATCTGTCAGTTACACATGCGTCACTTCAAGGACGGTGATACGATTTACATCGAGCCCTTCCGCGCGCGGGCGTTTCCCGTGATCAAGGATCTCGTGGTGGATCGCAGCGCCTTCGACCGCATCATGGCGGCCGGCGGTTTCGTTTCCGCCAACACCGGCGGCGTGCCCGACGCCAACGCCATACCCATCAGCAAATTCAACGCCGACAAGGCGATGGATTTCGCCGCCTGCATCGGCTGCGGCGCCTGCGTGGCTTCGTGTAAAAACGCCTCGGCCATGCTTTTCGTGGCGGCCAAGGTGTCGCAATACGCCTATCTGCCGCAGGGGCAGGCCGAACGCAAGCGTCGCGTGCTGCGCATGGTCGCGCAGATGGACAAAGAGGGCTTCGGCGGTTGTACCAATCAATACGAATGCGAAGCCGTATGTCCGAAAGGCATCAGCGTCGCAGGCATCGCGCTGATGAACCGCGACTTCCTGAAAGCGAGCCTGACGGAAGAATAA